The stretch of DNA agggggagataggaggagttatagggggagataggaggagttatagggggagatTGGAGGAGTTATAAAATGAGGTTACATGGAGCATAAATACTTGCGAAACAGGAATAAAAGCCGATCATTATTTCCCATTTATTTAATGGGTTATGAGCAGTGGGTGAGCGGGGTGTGCGCGTCGGTGGGTGAGCGGGGTGTGCGCGTCGTGGGTGAGCGGGTGTGCGCGTCGGTGGGTGAGCGGGGTGTGCGCGTCGGTGGGTGTGCGGGGTGGTGCGCGTCGGTGGGTGAGCGGGGTGTGCGCGTCGGTGGGTGAGCAGGTGTGCGTGTCGGTGGATGGGCAGGGTGTGCGCGTCGGTGGATGGGCAGGGTGTGCGCGTCGGTGGATGGGCAGGTGTGCGCGTCGGTGGATGGGCAGGGTGTGCGCGTCGGTGGATGGGCAGGGTGTGCGCGTCGGTGGGTGAGTAGGGTGTGCGCGTCGGTGGAGGGGCGGGGTGTTCGCGTCGGTGGATGGGCGGGGTGTGCGCGTCGGTGGATGGGCAGGGTGTGCGCGTCGGTGGATGGGCAGGGTGTGCGCGTCGGTGGGTGAGCGGGGTGTGCGCGTCGGTGGGTGAGCGGGGTGTGCGCGTCGGTGGGTGAGCGGGGTGTGCGCGTCGGTGGGTGGGCGGGGTGTGCGCGTCGGTGGGTGGGCGGGGTGTGCGCGTCGGTGGATGGCGGGATGTGCGCGTCGGTGGATGGGCGGGATGTGCGCGTCGGTGATGGGCAGGGTGTGCGCGTCGGTGGATGGGCAGGTGTGCGCGTCGGTGGATGGGCAGGGTGTGCGCGTCGGTGGATGGGCAGGGTGTGCGCGTCGGTGGATGGGCAGGGTTGTGCGCGTCGGTGGATGGGCAGGGTGTGCGCGTCGGTGGGTGAGCAGGGTGTCAGTGGATGGGCAGGGTGTGCGCGTCGGTGGATGGGCAGGGTGTGCGAGTCGGTGGATGGGCAGGGTGTGCGCGTCGGTGGATGGGCAGGGTGTGCGCGTCGGTGGATGGGCAGGGTGTGCGCGTCGGTGGATGGGCAGGGTGTGCGCGTCGGTGGATGGGCAGGGTGTGCGCGTCGGTGGATGGGCAGGGTGTGCGCGTCGGTGGATGGGCAGGGTGTGCGCGTCGGTGGGTGAGCAGGGTGTCAGTGGATGGGCAGGGTGTGCGCGTCGGTGGATGGCAGGGTGTGCGCGTCGGTGATGGGCAGGGTGTGCGCGTCGGTGGGTGAGCAGGGTGTCAGTGGATGGGCAGGGTGCTGGGGTCCTGCTTAcattggcagttctgcctgctttGGAGCTGGTCTTAACTACCGGTCACTGACTGGCTGTCTCTAAAGTGTCACAGCCCGAGCTAACATTAATACCCGATATGAAACAAATTAGTATCCACTTCTCGCCATGTATTTATTATCACGATATTACTGTTGTACCGCTGTATTGCCAACCTTGATATTTGCCACCCCCCACAGACCCCAATGTATGTCCTTCCCAGCGCTCTGCCCGTGCccccgcttgtgtgtgtgtatatatatgcccatgtgcagcacgggggggggggggggtgagctttcTGTCTCTCGTGTAGGAAATATGAACGTTTCGCCGTGTGCAGGAAACGAGGAGCTCGCTCTGCAGCGAGAGTCTGCCTCCCAGCCTCAGGTCTGCCTGCTTTTACTTCCGCCCCCAAAACCGCTTGTACGGAATAAATCTATCCCCCTTTTCTCTGTTATGACCCCGGTACCATTAGATTTCATTAGGGTGGATCTGCGGAGCATCACAATGTGTTGAGATGTTACAAaataggtgggggtggggggtgtatgtctTTTGGGGGAAGGAGTGGTACTTATGAggctgtactgtatattcatgTCACTCTGTAACTCTGTGGTGCATGTTGGCTTTTGAATGGGTTTGAGGCGCTATGAGTGGACACTTCTCTGGCCGTGACGTGGTTAACAGCGGCGTTGGTAATTGTGTGAAACACTGTGAATAACATGTACAAGCGTGTGTAATTGTCATttgtataatgtgtgtatttatgtatctgTAAATCTCCTTGTATATTTGTGACTatgtaatgtttatttgtgtgtatatttgtaaatgtgtctttgtgtatacacACCCACTCAGCTGCTGTACGTGAAAGAATCCACACTCACCCCCCAAATAGACACTGAGTAGATTTTCGAATACTCATAGCTGGTgcctgccccccttccccataCAGGGAgacccccctgcctcctcctccatACAGGGAGACCCTCCTCCATTCATCAAGGAGACCCCCCCCGCCTTTTGGGTGACCACCAACTTATCTGAAGGAAAAATGAATTCTGTGTTAACTCGAAGCGAAGTCCGAGGCTTTTTTAATTTTTACAGAACAATCTAAAATCTGCATTCATAAGAATATTTACTGCCGGTGACGTAGAAATGCCGGTAAAAAGGATTTAATGTGAGATTTTGTTTTAAAAGTTCAATTAAAATGTTTTtgacttgttaaagctgcagttcagtcaatatcctgcatgtgtgttttttttttaataaatcagttctgtagtaagattttttttttttagcattttctgtttttaaaaaaacaactttgaaagaccaattttcttgtattctattttaacagccatttgctaaggcactgccccttcatgtcctgtcacaagccctggcacacccctttgtgagccctgccctccctctagcacatgtcagtgcaggaatgctcatgaatattcatgagcttccactgattgacaagcagaatataaacaaatcccagcttttatatgtcaccaaatttcgacctatcaatacatggagaacgaattgactgcaGTTctataggtaattagagattgcacacataaaactattgaagtaaaaaaataaatgtaaaaaaaaaaaaaaaagactgaactgcagctttaagttgtaAATCAATGTTTAATAAAAATCAAATCTACAACTGCTCTGCCATATTTTTTGTTGTACTTGCGTGTGTCTCTCAATGTTCTATACCTGTATAATAATGTGGCcttaaataaaaatgatttttaacttaaattttttttttttttttaattaccttGATTGATAGCCCGGCAAAAACCACTTGTAACCCCTAAATCGCTAGCAGGCGGTCGGTGCACGGGCGTGtgaactgggggaggggggaatatccGGTGACGGCCTTTATTAAAgcttcatccccccctcccccctggaacTTCTGGTTTAGTGTAGCCCACTTCAAAGGTCAGCGCCAGAAATAGAGCTTCATACATaacagaggtggctgcaccgtgtataactgtaacattgggataggaagatgctgtataaatactatatattactcagggtcccaccccagaggtgctgcaccgtgtataactgtaacattgggataggaaggtgctatataaatactatatattactcggggtcccacccagaggtggctgcaccgtgtataactgtaacgcTATGGGATAGAAGatgctgtataaatactatatattactcagggtccccaccccagaggtggctgcaccatGTATAACTATAACATTGGGATAggaaggtgctgtataaatactatatattactcagggtcccaccccagaggtggctgctccgtgtataactgtaacattgggattggaaggtgctgtataaatactatatattactcgGGGTCCCACCCAGAGGTGCTGCACCATGTATAACTATAACATTGGGATAggaaggtgctgtataaatactatatattactcagggtcccaccccagaggtggctgctccgtgtataactgtaacattgggattggaaggtgctgtataaatactatatattactcgggtcccaccccagaggtggctgcaccgtgtataactgtaacattgggataggaagatgctgtataaatactatatattactccGGGGTCCCACCCAGAGgtgctgcaccgtgtataactgtaacattgggataggaagatgctgtataaatactatatattactcagggtcccaccccagaggtggctgcaccgtgtataactgtaacattgggataggaagatgctgtataaatactatatattactcagggtcccaccccagaggtggctgcaccatgtataactgtaacattgggatagaaaggtgctgtataaatactatatattactcaggttcccacccagaggtggctgcaccgtgtataactgtaacattgggataggaaggtgctgtataaatactatatattacttagggtcccaccccagaggtggctgcaccgtgtataactaaCATTGGGATAGaaaggtgctgtataaatactatatattactcaggtTCCCACCCCAAGAGTGgcctgcaccgtgtataactgtaactttgggataggaaggtgctgtataaatactatatattactcagggtcccaccccagaggtggctgcaccgtgtataactgtaacattgggatagaaaggtgctgtataaatactatatattactcaggtTCCCACCCAGAGGTGCTGCacccgtgtataactgtaacattgggataggaaggtgctgtataaatactatatattactcagggtcccaccccagaggtggctgcaccgtgtataacaaCATTGGGATAGaaaggtgctgtataaatactatatattactcaggttcccaccccagaggtgcTGCACCGTGTAATAACTGTAACTTTGGGATAggaaggtgctgtataaatactatatattactcagggtcccaccccagaggtggctgcacccgtgtataactgtaacattgggatagaaaggtgctgtataaatactatatattattcagggtcccaccccagaggtggctgcacccgTGTAAAACTGTAACATTGGGATAGaaaggtgctgtataaatactatatattactcggggtcccacccagaggtggctgcaccgtgtataactgtaacacTTGGGATAGGAAGatgctgtataaatactatatattactcggggtccaccccagaggtggctgcaccgtgtataactgtaacattgggatagaaggtgctgtataaatactatatattccTCAgagtcccaccccagaggtggctgcaccgtgtataactgtaacattgggataggaaggtgctgtataatactatatattactcagggtcccacccagaggtggctgcaccgtgtataactgtaacattgggataggaaggtgctatataaatactatatattactcggggtcccaccccagaggtggctgcaccgtgtataactgtaacgcTATGGGATAGGAAGatgctgtataaatactatatattactcagggtcccaccccagaggtggctgcaccgtgtataactgtaacattgggataggaaggtgctgtataaatactatatattacttggggtcccaccccagaggtggctgcccgtgtataactgtaacattgggataggaagatgctatataaatactatatattactcagggtcccacccagaggtggctgcaccgtgtataactgtaacattgggataggaagatgctgtataaatactatatattccTCAgagtcccaccccagaggtggctgcaccgtgtataactgtaacattGGATAGGcaggtgctgtataaatactatatattactcagggtcccaccccagaggtggctgcaaccgtgtataactgtaacattgggataggaaggtgctatataaatactatatattactcggggtcccaccccagaggtggctgcaccgtgtataactgtaacgcTATGGGATAGGAAGatgctgtataaatactatatattactcagggtcccaccccagaggtggctgcaccgtgtataactgtaacattgggataggaaggtgctgtataaatactatatattacttggggtcccaccccagaggtggctgcaccgtgtataactgtaacattGGATAGGAAGATGctatataaatactatatatactCAGGGTcccacccagaggtggctgcaccgtgtataactgtacaTTGGGATAGGAAGTGCTGTataatactatatattactcagggtcccaccccagaggtggctgcaccgtgtataactgtaacattgggataggaagatgctgtataaatactatatattactcagggtcccaccccagaggtgctgcaccatgtataactgtaacattgggatgaaaggtgctgtataaatactatatattactcaggttcccacccagaggtggctgcaccgtgtataactgtaacattgggataggaaggtgctgtataaatactatatattactcagggtcccaccccagaggtggctgcaccgtgtataactaaCATTGGGGATAGAAAGGTGctgtataaatattatatattactcaggttcccatcccagaggtggctgcaccgtgtataactgtaacattgggataggaaggtgctatataaatactatatattactcagggtcccaccccagaggtggctgcaccgtgtataactgtaacattgggataggaggtgctgtataaatactatatattactccgggtcccaccccagaggtggctgcatgatgCAGACTAGATGTAAGACAGTGTTTACGTTTTGTATTGGCCTGCGTGCGCTCTAATTGGTGGGATTGTAGTTAATGGAAGTGCTGCCGctataaaataataacaataataatactaTTGAGGGTTGGTTAAGGGGCTTGGCTTAATCTCCTTTCCGGGGTTGATCCCATGTGCAGAGCAGCCTGACTCCCACCTCCAGCAGGGTCTACCCAGCTGTgtcctgccacctctcccctccttcctctctcccccctcttccctcaccccccccccccccccagtcactggTGTCCTGGCCTCTTCTCCCGGGGTTCTGGAAGAATAGGGCAGCCAATGCATTCCTGGAGGCTGAGGGATCTTCTCCCGGGGTTNNNNNNNNNNNNNNNNNNNNNNNNNNNNNNNNNNNNNNNNNNNNNNNNNNNNNNNNNNNNNNNNNNNNNNNNNNNNNNNNNNNNNNNNNNNNNNNNNNNNNNNNNNNNNNNNNNNNNNNNNNNNNNNNNNNNNNNNNNNNNNNNNNNNNNNNNNNNNNNNNNNNNNNNNNNNNNNNNNNNNNNNNNNNNNNNNNNNNNNNGAGTGAGTGTACGCCATGCTGGCAGGGTGAGTGAGTGTACGCCATGCTGGCAgggtgagtgagtgtatatagaACTCACAGGCTGTATCTATATAGAGtttgtatatacattttatagaGATATAAATCTGCCTCATACACTGATGTTGTTTCAGTTACACCCCCTTTGCTAACGGCCCTGAGGACACCCGGAGGAGATTCTGACTCGAATTGGGGGAGGAAAGTTTACACTGAAAGAGGAAACTGGAACACGGTGTCTGACTCTGCAAAGGTGTGGGGccgaggggggaggtgtggggccgaggggggaggtgtggggccgaggggggaggtgtggggccgaggggggatggggagggttgGGTGCAGCGCCCTCTGCGATAAACGATGGTACATGGTGAGAGCCTGGGAGAGCGGGTAGAACTGTGCCGCTATCTTGGCGGATAAACGATCATAAAGCTGGGTGTCCGTGCTCCGTCGTGGGGGTGTGAACCGAAATCTGTGTGGCACCTCACGTGATAGAGAGCCGTTTCTGTCCCCTCCCAGGACCTGGTCACCCGTTATGCTGCATGTGGACCCGCATCGACGTCTTACTGCCCGTCAGGTTCTGCAGCACGAGTGGATCACAAAGAGAGACGCTTTACCGCAGAGCCAGCTAAACCGACAGGACGCACAGACGGTCAAGGTAcgaccccccaacccccaaagtGTTTGAGGAGGGGGTCGCAGTCATTACCTAGCCGTTCCAACAGCCTATACACTACATGCATCCCATGGTGCCTCACCCCAGCGACCTGCCTCGCCtgctccccctcatccccccccccagcgacctgcctcccctgctcccccccagcGACCTGCCTTGCCTGCTCTCCTTCATCCCCCCCCCAGCGACCTGCTTCGCCTgctccccctcatctccccccccccagcgacCTGCCTCGTCtgctccccctcatccccccctgcGACCTGCCCCGCCtgctccccctcatcccccccccccccagcaacctGCCCCGCctgctcccctcatccccccagcGACCTGCTTCACCcataatccccccccccagcgacctgcctcgcctgctccccctcatccccccctgcgacctgcctcgcctgctccccctcatcccccccagcAACCTGCCCCGCCtgctccccctcatccccccctgcGACCTGCTTCACCCATAATCCCCCCCAGCGACCTGCCTCgcccacaatcccccccccccccagcgtgcgCCGTCTGTACTCCTTTCCCCTAACCCATGCTGTCTGCTTTCCTTCCATAGGGGGCCATGGCAGCCACGTACTCTGCCTTAAACAGCTCCAAGCCCACCCCTCGGCTGAAACCCATAGAGTCGTCCATCCTGGCACAGCGGCGGGTCAAGAAACTGCCTTCCACCACTCTTTAGCAGGGGCCCTGCCCagggggaggcaggaggggggctcctccctccacacacacagcgcggtgGGCTCGGCTGTACGCGCACAGTGACTGTTGGCGGGACCCTGCAGCGGCCGGCGTGGCATTTCGTCCCCTTGCTGTCACTGCTCTCCCCAGTGTGGCACTCCCCAACCGCCTCCCAACCCCCCAATGTGACTGCCCCAACACACAAGGCCGTGTCCCACAGGGACCCTCGACAGCAACAGTCTGACAGCGGGCACACACTGCCCCATGGCACCTGAGCGTGCCAGGGCCTAACCTGCGGGAGGGGGGCGGCGCGTGTAGATTGGGTAATAAGAGGGGTCACTGTATGCGTTCACGGAAAAACCATGTGAAATGAAAAACTCAAATGTTTCCGGAGGACTGTcacacttaaccctttcactgtcagAAGATTTGTCAGCAAAAGGGTTAACAAGAACTGAGAGGGGTCACTGGTTGCCCACTCAAACTCCTGTGAGTCTTCACACTCACACTCGCCTATGACCAATGGTATCTCAgggctgtctgtctctctggctTTTCACTAGAGACAGGAGGGGACACGTCTCCACTTCCTgactttaacccccccccccttcaacgaTACCTTTCACTGTATATGCGTCTCACTATCAGATTTTATTCTTTGTTGTACATCTGTCTTACTTTTGCtttgttatatatacacacaatcgcTCTTCCGTACTCATACCTCTCAATTTGCTCACGTACACGCATTCACATTCGTACACACAttctctcgctctcacacacaccatctcATGCACAATCTCTCTCACTTAGACTCGCGCACACACAttctctcgctctcacacacaccatctcATGCACAATCTCTCTCACTTAGACTCGCGCACACACATTctctcgctctgacacacacaccatctcATGCACAATCTCTCTCACTTAGACTCGCGCACACACAttctctcgctctcacacacaccatctcATGCACAATCTCTCTCACTTAGACTCGCGCACACAGATTCTCTCGCTCTCACACATACCATCTCATGCACAATCTCTCTCACTTAGACTCGCGCACACACAttctctcgctctcacacacaccatctcATGCACAATCTCTCTCACTTAGACTCGCGCACACACAttctctcgctctcacacacaccatctcATGCACAATCTCTCTCACTTAGACTCGCGCACACAGATTCTCTCGCTCTCACACATACCATCTCATGCACAATCTCTCTCACTTAGACTCGCGCACACACATTctctcgctctgacacacacactcactcccgccGTCTCCCTAAAGCAGATGATTAATTTGTTGTACCTTTCCAACACAGGAGGGCTGGCCTGCCTCAGGGGACAGGGATCCCTTACTGTGAGTAACGCCGGTCAGTGTATCCGCGCCGGAAGCCTCGCACACGGGGTCACACGGGGGCAGCTGTGCCTCAGAAGAAGGGACCCTTTGTGCGAGGTGCCTTAAGGTGCCATATTCACTCCAGTTTCAGTATCTCACTTGAATACGAATAAAACAATTGGTTTACAAGATGTGGTTTGTTTTCTAAGCTGAGCACCCTCCCTCCCAGGTATCAGCAGGCACCTGTTTGGATGATATAACGCTTTTATAACGCTTTTATGCTTGTAGGATAAGGAGGGGAGTAGTGGTTACAGGGAGCAGACATTCAGCACTGAAATACAGTATAACATCCTTTGGATGAGCACAATGGCTCTGGTACTGGGATTCAGGCCGCGGTTAAATCCCCTTTAAAgagtaaaattctgggcattattgaaaaccctgctctctgattggttgaaattccaggcattatccacagtaatgccctgaacttcagcagcttgcaaaatgccgttttcaatctgtttatttccagccaatcagctttcagaacagctgagacagggcggcaggggattggtttgaattaagtaaaagctctgagacagggcaggggattggtttgaattaagtaaaagctctgagacagggcaggggattggtcaaaaagtatcagccacgggttgactcctccccctcccgagctgacagattttctgagcagattcagttgaattgggggggggggggaagagtagaggatttgtgtgtatgggggggggggggggggcggggtgtagAGGTgcggtgttgtgtgtagagctgggggggagtctgcaaagtttagtaagtggctgcattttttattgtggccgcagtgtgtgttgtgctgttgtatgtgtagcagcagtttgtgtgagtgtagagctggtgtgtgtgtgtgtgtgtgtgtgtgtgtgtgtgtgtgtgtgtgtgtgtgtgtgtgtgtgtgtgtgtgtgtgtgtgtgtgtgtgtgtgtgtgtgtgtgtgtgtgtgtgtgtgtgtgtgtaaagctgctgtgtgtgtagaggtgctgtgtagtgagtgtagaggaggtgctgtgtgtctagagctccagtgtgtgtgtgtgtgtctgtagcagtagtttgtgtgtgtgtgtgtgtgtgtgtgtgtgtgtgtgtgtgtacacagagggggcagcagtgtgtggatatagatatctgcaatgtaaggctaaggctaaggccccgctcccagagtcagcgcacctgcgctgctgacaggcggtgcgctgagatacacagaccgcgatctgcggtctgtagggagcgggagccggagctggaggtgggcgggaggtgggaggtttgatcgggaggtgggaggtttgatcgggaggtgggcgggagatgggaggtttgacagggaggggggggcgtggcttgagcggagggacccgctactctcccccccccctccctccacggactcgggctggagctggaaggtaagtttaaacacacacacgcaggcactcattcatacacgcgcacacacacacac from Ascaphus truei isolate aAscTru1 chromosome 6, aAscTru1.hap1, whole genome shotgun sequence encodes:
- the LOC142496873 gene encoding ribosomal protein S6 kinase 2 alpha-like, translated to MLHVDPHRRLTARQVLQHEWITKRDALPQSQLNRQDAQTVKGAMAATYSALNSSKPTPRLKPIESSILAQRRVKKLPSTTL